The genomic region CCCGTTCTTCACCGCCAGGTCGCAGTCCTCCATGGTGCAGTAGCCGGCCTCCACGAGCTTGAAGGCCTCCTGCATCGCGATGAAGAGGATGCGGTTGGCGATGAAGCCGTAGGTCTCCTTGCGCACCAGCACCGGGGTCTTGCCCACCCGGCGCACGAACTCCATCGAGGTCTCGACGGCCTCGTCGCCGGTGTGCGGGCCGCGCACCACCTCGACCAGCTGCATCACCAGCGCGGGGTTGAAGAAGTGGATGTTCAGCAGCCGCGTCGGGTCGCTCACCTGGTCGGCGAAGAACGAGGACGGCATCGTCGAGGAGTTGCTGGCGAGGATGGCGTGGGGGGGCGCCGCCTGGTTGATCTGCGGGTAGATCGCGCGCTTGGCGTCGCGGTCCTCGGCGATGGTCTCGATGACCAGGTCGGCGCCCGCGGCGGCCTCGGCGAGGTCGGTCGAGGTGGTGACCCGGTCGAGCGCATGCTGGCAC from Candidatus Dormiibacterota bacterium harbors:
- a CDS encoding 3-hydroxyacyl-CoA dehydrogenase family protein, translated to MTIDEIRTVCVIGAGTMGSQIAHQAALGGYPVQLYSRSAERLQSAVNGTAALLRKRVDRGKLDADECQHALDRVTTSTDLAEAAAGADLVIETIAEDRDAKRAIYPQINQAAPPHAILASNSSTMPSSFFADQVSDPTRLLNIHFFNPALVMQLVEVVRGPHTGDEAVETSMEFVRRVGKTPVLVRKETYGFIANRILFIAMQEAFKLVEAGYCTMEDCDLAVKNGLNWPMGPFELADLVGLDVTREILTQGHLQTGEERWAPTPILSDRVARGELGRKTGKGFYESKR